Below is a genomic region from Streptomyces ferrugineus.
GACCTCGGCCCCGGCGGCGAGCCGCTCGTCCGCGTCGGCGGCCTGTGCCAGGGCCTGTTCGGCGACGAGGGTGACGATGGCGTTCACCGACGGATTGACCCGGTTGATCCGGTCGAGATGAGCGCTGACGACTTCACGCGCGGACACCTCACGGCGCCGCAGGGCCGCGGCGAGGTCGGTCGCGGTGTCGAAGCACAGGTCGGCGGGGTTCACAGTCCTCCCAGGGTTTCCTTGAGCTGGACGACGGCGAGCACCCCGAACAGCACGAAGGAACTCGACAGCAGCACGTTCGAGACGGTCTTGTTGCGGTACGGCGCCCGCAGGGCACGCCGGTTCAGGAGCACCAGCAGCGCCCCGGACAGCAGCGGCAGCACGAGGGAGCCGACGGCCGCGTAGGTGAGCACCAGGCGGACCGGCCGGCCCATGAAGGTCACCGCCACCGACGTGACCGCGCAGTACAGCACGAACAGTCGGTACGGCCGGCTGCGCTGGCCCATGTGCCGCTCGGCCTCGCTGTCCGGGACGCCGCGCAGGGTGCGCAGGGAGTCGGACAGCAGGTAGCACAGGGCGTTGAAGCCGCCGACGAGGGCACTCAGGGTCACGAGGAAGAAGGTGCCCAGGAACAGCACCCGGGCCACCGAGCCCAGGTCCGCGCCGAGCGGATCGGCCAGCGCGGCCAGCCCGTCGTTGCCGGTGATCGTCCGCCCGGTGCCGTACAGCAGACCGGTGCCGACGATCGAGGCGCACACCACGAACAGGAACGTGACGGCGTAGCTCACCGCCGAGTCGGCCCGCATGACCGGCAGCCAGCTCCGGTGCCGCCAGCGCTTCTCGCGCACCCAGTAGCTGTACGACGCCACCCCGGCCGTACCGCCCACCCCGCCGACCAGCGCCAGCACGGTGATCAGGTCGCCCTCCGGCAGCCGCGGCCGCAGCGAGGACACCAGGGTGGACGGGTCGTCGATCGTGACGACCGTGACCACCGCCAGCACCACCATGCCGACGAACTTGGCCAGCATGAAGGCGCTCATCACCCGCTCGAACAGCGCGTACCGGCCCACGTACACCAGACCGGCCGACGCCAGCGCGATCACCACCGCCAGCGGCCGCAGCGGCAGCGCGGGGAACAGCGTCGACAGCGCCAGCGCCGCCACCGAGCTCAGCGCCGCCCCGTACAGCAGCCCGATGACCAGGACGAACACCAGGAAGGCGTACGGCAGCCAGCGGGCCGCCGCACGCAGGCTCGCGATCACCGTCAGCCCCGACGCCAGATACAGCCGCCCCACCGCCTCGGTGAGCGCGTACTTGAGGACGACCCCGACGAGGATCGCCCACAGCAGGGCCATGCCGTACCCGGCGGCGCCCGCCAGCGACGTCACCATGTCGCCCGCGCCCACGCTCGTGGCCGCCAGGACCAGCCCCGGGCC
It encodes:
- a CDS encoding Nramp family divalent metal transporter, with product MTATSQSPPQVHAPAPTTRRGRLAVLGPGLVLAATSVGAGDMVTSLAGAAGYGMALLWAILVGVVLKYALTEAVGRLYLASGLTVIASLRAAARWLPYAFLVFVLVIGLLYGAALSSVAALALSTLFPALPLRPLAVVIALASAGLVYVGRYALFERVMSAFMLAKFVGMVVLAVVTVVTIDDPSTLVSSLRPRLPEGDLITVLALVGGVGGTAGVASYSYWVREKRWRHRSWLPVMRADSAVSYAVTFLFVVCASIVGTGLLYGTGRTITGNDGLAALADPLGADLGSVARVLFLGTFFLVTLSALVGGFNALCYLLSDSLRTLRGVPDSEAERHMGQRSRPYRLFVLYCAVTSVAVTFMGRPVRLVLTYAAVGSLVLPLLSGALLVLLNRRALRAPYRNKTVSNVLLSSSFVLFGVLAVVQLKETLGGL